A segment of the Luteolibacter sp. Y139 genome:
CTGCGGCCGTCCCGCCGCACACGCCAATGCCCGCTTCACCGCACCGGCGAAGCAGTGCCCGACCATCGATCCCGACTGGCAGAACCCGGAAGGCGTGCCGATTTCGGCGATCGTCTTCGGCGGCCGCCGTCCGAACACGATGCCGCTCGTCTATCAGGCCTTCAATTGGTCGCACGGCGTCTACGTCGGCGCGACCATGGGTTCGGAAGTCACCGCCGCCGCGATCGGCCTCAAGGCCGGCGTGCGCCGCGACCCCTTCGCCATGCTCCCCTTCATCGGCTACAACATGGCCGACTACTTCCACCACTGGCTGGACATGCGCCGCAAGGTGAACCACCTCCCGCGCTTCTTCCACGTGAACTGGTTTCGCAAGGACGCCGACGGCAAATTCCTGTGGCCCGGCTTCGGCGAAAACATGCGCGTGCTGGAGTGGATCGTGAACCGCTGCCACGGCCGCATCCCCGGCCACGAGACCCAGATCGGCTGGACGCCCGATTGGGAGGACTTCCACACCGAAGGCCTCGATGGCTTCGACGAAGCCAAGTTCGACCAGTGCATGGCCTTCGACGCCGCCGAGTGGCAGGCCGAGATCCTCAGTCAGGGCGAACTCTTCCTGAAGCTCTACGACTACCTCCCGAAGGAAATCGTCTTCCAGCGCGAGCTTCTCGCCGCGAGATTGAGTTGACGGACGGGACCGCCTTGCAAGCCGCCGCCAATCGAGCCGGTGGCCGGGCCTTGTCGCGGGAGACTGCTTGATCCAAGCTGTCTCCCGCCCTTAGTCCCGCCATGAAGCTCACGAGCGCCCTGCTGACCCTGCTTTGGTTCGCCACTCATGGCCACGCGGCCGAAATCCGCAGTGTCGGCGATGGCCCGTGGTCTGCGGCTGCTACCTGGGAAAATGGCAAACAGCCGGCCGCGGGCGATATCGTCCTGGTCCGCGCCGGGCACCACGTGAACTACGACGTTTCCAGTAGCACGGTGATCCGCGCCGTGCACGTCGCTGGTACCCTCGCCTTCTCGCGCGAAACGGATACCCTGCTCTGCACCGGCCTCATCCGCTTGGCCGCTGGCGAAGAGTGCAAGGAAGAGGGCTTCGAATGCCACGCCCCTTCCCCCGACTACACGGTCCAGGGCGAGCGACCGGCCTTGGAAGTCGGCACGCCGGAAGCACCGATCCCCGCCGATCACAAGGCGGTGATCCGCCTCACCTACATCCCCGGCATGGATCCGGAGTCCTTCCCCGCCATCATGTCCTGTGGCGGCCGTATGGATTTCCACGGCGCGCCCCTGAACCACTCGTGGGTCAAGCTCGGCAGCAGCGCCGGCCGCGGCTCCCGTGAGATCGAGCTGGCTGAGCCGGTCACCGGCTGGCGCGCGGGAGACAAGGTCGTCTTCCCCGCTACCGGCATGACCGAATTCTATCAGGTGGAGAATGGACGCCGGGTCATCCCTCCGCTCCTGAAAGACTCTGAAACCGAGGAAGCCGAAATCCTCGGCGTCGACCGCCGCGGCCTCCTGGTGAAGGAGCCTCTGAAGTACAAGCACGAAGCCCTCGGAAAATTCCGCGGCGAAATCGCGAACCTCAGCCGCAACGTCGTCGTCGAATCCGCCGACCCACAGGGCGTGCGCGGTCACACCGTCTACCATCGCGGCTCGGCCGGTTCGATCAGCTACGCGGAGTTCCGCCATCTTGGGAAGAAGGACGTCCTTGGCCGCTACCCCATCCACTTCCACCTTTGCGCGGACACCATGCGCGGCAGCTCCGTGATCGGCGCCAGCGTGTGGGACAGCGAGAACCGATGGGTCACCATCCACGGCTCGAATTACATCCTCGTGAAAGACTGCGTCGGCTACCGCAGCATCGGCCACGGCTATTTCTTCGAAGACGGCACCGAGGTGAACAACGTCCTCGACCACAACCTCGCTGTACAGGCGTTGATGGGCAAGCCGCTGCCGCTTCAAGTTCTCCCCTTCGACACCAATGACGCAGCCGGCTTCTGGTGGGCCAACTGCCTGAATGCCTTCACCCGCAATGTCTCCGCGGACTGCGGCAAATTCGGCTACCGCTTCCAGATGGTGAAGACGCCGGAGTTCAATCCGCGACTCACCGTGCTGATGCCCGAAGGCCGCCGCCGTCCCGTCGATGTACGGACGCTGCCCTTCATCCGCTTTGATCAGAATGAGGCCCACAGCCAGCGCCGTTTCGCCTTCAATCTAGGCGGCTTCCATGGCCAAAGCGAAACCGAGGATCTCGACCGCGATGGCAATGTCATCGACCGCAGCGCTTACCTCGGCGGCGATGTCGCCGGCGTGGGCCCGGACTACAAGCATCCCTTCCGCATCAAGGACTACCTCGTCTGGGCCTCACACTGGGGCTTCCACACCACCGCGCCCAACGTCCAGATCCAGGGCTTCACCGCCCACGATGTGAACTACGTCTTCTGGCGCTCGAATTTCGCCGGCCACGACTACAACGGCGTCGACGCCACCGACATCCACGTCTCCACCTTCTTCAATGGCTTCGGCGTCGCTCCCACTCGCGAGGAACAGCTTCGCTATGTGGACCCAAAGGATGACAGCCCGCCAGTCACCCTCGTCACCCGCGTTGAGTGGCTTGATGGCGGCCGAGTGCGTGTTTCCGGC
Coding sequences within it:
- a CDS encoding SUMF1/EgtB/PvdO family nonheme iron enzyme, yielding MKLTSALLTLLWFATHGHAAEIRSVGDGPWSAAATWENGKQPAAGDIVLVRAGHHVNYDVSSSTVIRAVHVAGTLAFSRETDTLLCTGLIRLAAGEECKEEGFECHAPSPDYTVQGERPALEVGTPEAPIPADHKAVIRLTYIPGMDPESFPAIMSCGGRMDFHGAPLNHSWVKLGSSAGRGSREIELAEPVTGWRAGDKVVFPATGMTEFYQVENGRRVIPPLLKDSETEEAEILGVDRRGLLVKEPLKYKHEALGKFRGEIANLSRNVVVESADPQGVRGHTVYHRGSAGSISYAEFRHLGKKDVLGRYPIHFHLCADTMRGSSVIGASVWDSENRWVTIHGSNYILVKDCVGYRSIGHGYFFEDGTEVNNVLDHNLAVQALMGKPLPLQVLPFDTNDAAGFWWANCLNAFTRNVSADCGKFGYRFQMVKTPEFNPRLTVLMPEGRRRPVDVRTLPFIRFDQNEAHSQRRFAFNLGGFHGQSETEDLDRDGNVIDRSAYLGGDVAGVGPDYKHPFRIKDYLVWASHWGFHTTAPNVQIQGFTAHDVNYVFWRSNFAGHDYNGVDATDIHVSTFFNGFGVAPTREEQLRYVDPKDDSPPVTLVTRVEWLDGGRVRVSGVAVDDDQITEVRVNGEAATLEPGPTNEWSHVLLANGNEVELTASSTDASGNREALPQHMILSRTGAGQKLLPSALTPPASAPATPAMVPSYGATRVAETREETVDPASLPWPLWDGKESVADYAARNHLDATRSVNLGGRTLELVLVPAGSFLMGAAPAETGADGDETPRHRVVISRPFYLGKYELTQAQYEAVIGKNPSYFPSPEKPVEQVSWLDAQGFLTKAGQGLRLPTEAEWEFACRAGSESAYPNGDTPAKLSECGWWGHSSGEGKYGNAPSGTTEVGKLAPNRFDLHDMHGNVYEWCADIYSPDYYRQSPALDPTGPATGDERVLRGGCWEADASKSRSANRNGFSPKSRGYLLGFRVAMPIGKP